One genomic window of Caldivirga maquilingensis IC-167 includes the following:
- the twy1 gene encoding 4-demethylwyosine synthase TYW1, whose amino-acid sequence MENSEVKVKLRYHEFIEGKVRISVDALPMLKNAHYGVYGHATVELCHWTKSALTGGPSCYKVKFYGAPVGGSHRCVEMGPVGMMCSNKCVYCWRPSESFDPYEPMSLEVMDPVDMVNGILKERRRLLSGYFGHAKSSRDKVNEALQPTHWAISLSGEPTMYPRLPELIKYIKSLPSTKSVFLVTNGLYPEMIEKLWREDALPTQLYLSLNAPNKELFLKIANPVVHRDDAWERVLRSLELLAKIPTRTVVRITLIKGWNTGSELLGQFAEVLGIGNPHFIEPKSYMHLGHSVYKLSKLNMLRHEEVKEWSLSLLKALESRGLRYIFMDEDPNSRITVLQNMNRYVDRWIEKPSSEANP is encoded by the coding sequence GTGGAGAATAGTGAGGTTAAGGTTAAGTTAAGGTACCATGAATTCATTGAGGGCAAGGTTAGGATTAGTGTTGATGCCTTACCCATGCTTAAGAACGCCCACTATGGAGTCTACGGTCACGCAACGGTTGAATTATGCCACTGGACTAAGAGTGCCTTGACAGGTGGACCCAGTTGCTACAAGGTTAAGTTCTACGGTGCCCCAGTTGGTGGTTCACATAGGTGTGTTGAAATGGGGCCAGTGGGTATGATGTGTAGTAATAAGTGTGTCTATTGTTGGAGGCCATCAGAGTCCTTTGACCCTTATGAGCCTATGAGCCTGGAGGTCATGGATCCAGTGGATATGGTTAACGGTATACTTAAGGAGAGGAGGAGGTTATTGTCGGGTTACTTTGGTCATGCTAAGAGCAGTAGAGATAAGGTTAATGAAGCCCTTCAACCAACCCACTGGGCTATTTCACTATCAGGGGAACCAACAATGTACCCTAGGTTACCTGAACTCATAAAGTACATTAAATCACTCCCAAGCACTAAGTCGGTTTTCCTAGTCACCAATGGCCTCTACCCTGAGATGATTGAGAAGCTTTGGCGTGAGGACGCGTTGCCAACTCAACTCTACCTAAGCCTAAACGCGCCAAATAAGGAGTTATTCCTTAAGATAGCTAACCCCGTGGTTCACAGGGATGATGCCTGGGAAAGGGTTTTAAGGAGCCTTGAATTACTAGCCAAGATACCCACCAGGACTGTGGTTAGGATAACCCTGATTAAGGGTTGGAACACGGGTAGTGAACTACTGGGTCAATTCGCCGAGGTGTTAGGCATAGGTAATCCACACTTCATTGAGCCTAAATCCTACATGCATCTAGGTCATTCAGTGTATAAGCTCAGTAAACTTAACATGCTTAGGCATGAGGAGGTTAAGGAGTGGAGTCTAAGCCTACTGAAGGCCCTTGAGTCAAGGGGCTTAAGGTACATATTCATGGATGAGGACCCCAATTCAAGGATAACCGTACTACAGAACATGAATAGGTACGTTGATAGGTGGATTGAGAAGCCTAGTAGTGAAGCTAACCCTTAG